From Syngnathoides biaculeatus isolate LvHL_M chromosome 12, ASM1980259v1, whole genome shotgun sequence:
TGGAACATGACGACAACAATGTCAgctttttgggagaaaaaatatgaaaaaaaaagttacacggCAAGAGCAACAAGATTTAAGTCAGGACAAtcccagacaaaaaaataatattgaaaaaataaaattggaaagtcactttttttggcagaaaaattgaattttgtttttcaagaattATGTTTGACAactttgttcttgaaaaaaatattaatatgttACGAGAacagaatgtgattttttttgtgggggggtgaAAACAGTTTGTGTTGATGGCCGACGTTGTGCGCGAATGTGCGTGTGCGTTTTCATGCAAGTGTTGCTCTCCCCCAGCGCACAGGGGAGGTGCGTTCCCGcccctgtccccccccccccccccgccctcaccGAAGTCCACCCCCCGGCACTAGCGTCCCACGCTGATGTTGCAGGTCTTGCAGCTGGGGTCCTTCTTGGCGTTGACGGTGGAGAGACTCATGAGCTGGTGCCCGCTGATCTCGGCCACCGTGCCCAGCGCCAGGTCCACGGGCTCCGTGTAGATGACCTCCAGGATGACGTCCTGGGCGTGGCGGAACACCAGGCCGCCGCCCTCGCCCGCGCCTTCCACCCGCTGGCACGTGAGGAAGCGGTTGTCGGCGATGTCGAGGGCGGGCAGCCTCTGCTTGCAGAAGTCGTCCCCCCGGGATCCCTTGGGGGCCAGGACCAGGATGACGTAGTGGTAGGCCGTGTACATGCAGTAGAAGTCCCCGAAGTAGAGGTTGGTGTCGGGGTTGAACAGGGCGTCGGCCCGGACCTCGAAGCGGTAGCGGCCGTACGGGGAGTCCTGCGGGGTCTTTCCCGTGTTGAACTCCGTGTTGCAGCTGAAGAAAAGACCCTCCAGCTTGCCGCTGATGGGGGAGCCGTGGCTGCCGCTGTTGTCCTTCACCGACGGAAGCATCCGGTTGCCTTGCTCCTCCCTGGAAGGAGAAGCCACGGAAAAACAGCGCACAGTCACGACCGAGGCCGAGTTAGCGCGATTCTCGGACCTTTCAGTGTGGAATTCGCAAAATAGTTTCTCATTCTTAACCGCTTTGACGTGATCGTACTATCTCGTGGagtaccttttttctttttcttctacgTACCTGTGCCACGAACTCAAATTATGTTTGCCTTTCTCTCACAATGCGACCTGTGTAGTTTGTTttgttactgtaatttccgccctacaagccgcaacttttttcgcacgctttcaacttGCGGTTTacgtggtgatgcggctaatttgtgcatttttttccaacggccgcaagaagggcactcgagcggaaaaggtacgaatgagactggtggaatatatgtgccgggaagtgacttttaccggccctgttaacgctaggctagcgttagcgctgtgctagcgtgttgctgctgtgttactgccgtgtctcagtgagatTTAccgataagttttattttaaccaacccttttagcattagcattcgtgctgcgctcgcgttaaactctttctgtgtactgtctttctcgtgtttcaatgtgggcagttgcgccttttacacagctgcggcgtacgtatgtacgaaatggtatttcctttacaaatgtactcaggcctataaccaggcgcgctctgtaggccgggaattacggtattattGTCAATGCTCGTGTGCATATTTACTATGTCACACCAGTTTGTATCTTTGTGGATGCAAGCTAATACCGATGATAAACTACTCATTTACAGCTATGTAACATGGCTTCCTGATTGTGTACATGCTAGAAAGTGTTGATGTTTTATGATCTTGTAGCATCAACAAtatatcaaattaaaaattagcATTAATTCCCAGCCTAtaggaaaggaaataccatttggtacataaatatgccacagctgtgtaaaagccgcaagcgcccacattgaaccCACATtgaacccacattgaaacacgaaatatttacaaagacggtacacagagagtttaacgctagtgccgctaCACTAacgctaaccctagcgccgtCGGGCTAAGACTAGCTGCCGCGCTAACTCTAGCACCAAtagggccgttaaaaaaaaaaaacataccggtaaaaatcactcataCACGGCCGTAACACGCTAGagcaccgctaacagggccggaccggtaaaagtcacttcctcggcacatatattccaccggtctcacccttaccttttccgttcgagtgcccccttgcggccgttagaaaaaaatgcacaaattagccgcatcaccgcataaaccacagggttgaaagcgtgtgaaggaagttgcggcttataggccggaaattacggtacttttggATGCGAGGCAGGGACGGTCAATTAGTCACGGATCTTCTTCGCTATTTGCGGCATGTTAGCGGCACGGACGTTTCTACGAAATTCTCCGCGGCATTAGTTTAAGCGTGTGTGTCCAGAGAGTATTTGCCTGTCGGGTTTTGCCCTGGAAGCACATTCCGAATTCCACCGGCGTTTCGGAAAGGAAGGCAAAGCTGATTACATTTTCCAGAAAATAAACGAACACAATTAAACCGAGCTCTTGTGTGGCTTTGCCGCTTTCTCCGAGCTGCTGGAATGACGCTAGAGCAGTGAGGGAAAATTGCTCTTGAcaaaaacagaggaaaaaaaaaagatttcattaTTACAAAGTGCTGGAAACAAAAGCATCTCTCGCGTTGCGTGAACGCCATTCGCGCAACAATAAAAATTGTGACGACGCACGTCGCGCGTTGGAGGCCGAGCTTGGTTGGCACCGTCAAAACATGACAAAGCGATTTAATACGGCGGGAAAGGACCACTCACGTGAGACAAGCTAAATATGACGTAACACAAAGCTAACAATGCGTCATCTGCATTGACTTCATGTGTTCGTTTGTTAGCAAAATTGCGACGCAGACAAGCAAAAGCACccagacaaagagacaaaatggCATTACAGTTCAAATCAAGTACGCATCGACCGACCTGGCGTGGTCGA
This genomic window contains:
- the phyhiplb gene encoding phytanoyl-CoA hydroxylase-interacting protein-like isoform X4, which codes for MEELPVPRSIKISNITCDSFKICWDMEQRGKERITHYFIDLNKKENKNSNKFKHKDVPTKLVAKAVPLPMTVRGHWFLSPRTEYTVAVQTASKQTDGDYAVSEWSEIVEFCTADYSTVHLNQLLAKAEAISGRMLRFSVFYRNQNKEYFDHAREEQGNRMLPSVKDNSGSHGSPISGKLEGLFFSCNTEFNTGKTPQDSPYGRYRFEVRADALFNPDTNLYFGDFYCMYTAYHYVILVLAPKGSRGDDFCKQRLPALDIADNRFLTCQRVEGAGEGGGLVFRHAQDVILEVIYTEPVDLALGTVAEISGHQLMSLSTVNAKKDPSCKTCNISVGR
- the phyhiplb gene encoding phytanoyl-CoA hydroxylase-interacting protein-like isoform X3, with the translated sequence MSLRRSPKRSKSQDGALSDMEELPVPRSIKISNITCDSFKICWDMEQRGKERITHYFIDLNKKENKNSNKFKHKDVPTKLVAKAVPLPMTVRGHWFLSPRTEYTVAVQTASKQTDGDYAVSEWSEIVEFCTADYSTVHLNQLLAKAEAISGRMLRFSVFYRNQNKEYFDHAREEQGNRMLPSVKDNSGSHGSPISGKLEGLFFSCNTEFNTGKTPQDSPYGRYRFEVRADALFNPDTNLYFGDFYCMYTAYHYVILVLAPKGSRGDDFCKQRLPALDIADNRFLTCQRVEGAGEGGGLVFRHAQDVILEVIYTEPVDLALGTVAEISGHQLMSLSTVNAKKDPSCKTCNISVGR